One genomic region from Jilunia laotingensis encodes:
- a CDS encoding O-acetylhomoserine aminocarboxypropyltransferase/cysteine synthase family protein, translated as MTKQFKPETLCVQAGWTPKKGEPRVLPIYQSTTFKYETSEQMARLFDLEDSGYFYTRLQNPTNDAVAAKIAALEGGVGAMLTSSGQAANFYAIFNICQAGDHFVCSSAIYGGTFNLFGVTMKKLGIDVTFVHPDASEEEISAAFRPNTKALFGETISNPSLEVLDIEKFARIAHSHGVPLIIDNTFPTPINCRPFEWGADIVVHSTTKYMDGHATSVGGCIVDSGNFDWDAHADKFPGLCTPDESYHGLTYTKAFGKMAYMTKATAQLMRDLGSIQSPMNAFLLNLGLETLHLRVPQHCRNAQKVAEYLSKNEKVAWVNYCGLPGNKYYERAQKYLPDGSCGVISFGLKGGRELSIKFMDSLKLAAIVTHVADARTCVLHPASHTHRQLTDEQLIEAGVRPDLIRLSVGIENADDIIADIEQALNA; from the coding sequence ATGACCAAACAATTCAAGCCCGAAACCCTCTGCGTACAGGCAGGATGGACTCCCAAAAAGGGCGAGCCGCGTGTGCTGCCAATCTATCAAAGTACTACTTTCAAGTATGAAACGAGTGAACAGATGGCGCGTCTTTTCGATCTTGAAGACAGCGGTTATTTCTATACCCGCCTGCAAAACCCGACCAATGATGCCGTGGCTGCCAAAATAGCCGCACTCGAAGGGGGCGTAGGTGCCATGCTGACTTCCAGTGGTCAGGCAGCCAATTTCTATGCTATCTTCAACATTTGCCAGGCAGGTGATCATTTCGTTTGTTCCTCAGCGATCTACGGCGGAACGTTCAACCTTTTCGGTGTTACCATGAAGAAACTCGGAATCGATGTAACTTTCGTACATCCGGATGCCAGCGAAGAGGAAATTTCAGCCGCGTTCCGTCCTAACACGAAAGCCTTGTTCGGAGAAACAATCTCCAATCCTTCCCTGGAAGTGCTGGACATTGAAAAATTCGCCCGTATCGCGCACAGCCATGGTGTACCTTTGATCATAGACAACACCTTCCCCACTCCGATCAACTGCCGTCCGTTTGAATGGGGGGCGGACATCGTGGTTCATTCTACCACCAAATACATGGACGGACATGCCACCAGCGTGGGCGGTTGCATCGTAGACAGTGGGAATTTCGACTGGGATGCACATGCTGACAAGTTCCCCGGGCTATGCACACCGGATGAATCCTATCACGGACTGACATATACAAAAGCATTTGGAAAAATGGCTTATATGACAAAAGCTACCGCACAACTGATGCGCGACTTAGGCAGTATTCAAAGCCCCATGAATGCTTTCTTGCTGAACCTGGGACTGGAAACGCTCCATCTCCGCGTGCCGCAACATTGCCGCAATGCCCAGAAGGTAGCCGAATATCTTTCTAAAAATGAGAAGGTTGCGTGGGTGAATTATTGCGGTCTGCCGGGAAATAAATATTATGAACGGGCGCAAAAGTATCTACCGGACGGTTCATGCGGTGTCATTTCTTTCGGATTGAAAGGCGGACGCGAACTGTCTATCAAATTTATGGACTCATTGAAACTGGCTGCCATCGTTACACACGTGGCCGATGCCCGTACCTGCGTCCTGCATCCGGCCAGTCATACGCACCGTCAGTTGACGGACGAACAATTGATAGAAGCCGGTGTACGCCCCGACCTCATCCGTCTCTCCGTAGGCATAGAAAATGCCGATGACATCATTGCAGATATCGAACAAGCGTTGAATGCTTAA
- the pncB gene encoding nicotinate phosphoribosyltransferase: protein MIINTILDTDLYKFTTSYAYIKLFPSAIGTFSFRDRDETVYTKDFVLKLSEAIGDLKNVKLSERELEYMTNNCRFLPRVYWEWLSSFRFEPDKIKIHLDKGRHLNIEITDYLYKATLYEVPLLAIVSEIKNEILGNVADTSNIICKLLEKVMLSNQHQLPFSEFGTRRRFSYEVQDKVIAHLKRTSLNFTGTSNCHFAMKYDMKMMGTHPHEWFMFHGAQFGYKHANYMALENWVNVYDGDLGIALSDTYTSDVFLNNLSRKQAKLFDGVRCDSGDEFEFIDKLTARYKELGIDPTTKTIVFSNALDFEKAIDIQNYCREKIRCAFGIGTNLTNDTGFKPSNIVMKLTQCKMNANQEWRECVKLSDDPGKHIGSKEEIKACLHDLHLNISKQ from the coding sequence ATGATAATCAATACAATACTTGATACCGATCTGTATAAGTTCACAACTTCGTATGCTTATATTAAATTATTTCCTTCCGCAATAGGAACTTTCAGCTTTAGAGACAGGGACGAAACTGTTTATACCAAAGACTTCGTATTGAAACTCTCGGAAGCAATCGGTGACCTGAAAAATGTAAAGCTGAGCGAAAGAGAACTGGAGTACATGACGAATAACTGTCGCTTTCTCCCCAGGGTTTACTGGGAATGGCTCTCCTCTTTTCGATTCGAACCGGATAAAATAAAAATCCATCTGGACAAAGGACGGCATCTGAATATTGAAATAACAGATTATCTTTATAAAGCTACCCTTTACGAAGTACCCTTGCTTGCCATCGTCTCGGAAATAAAGAATGAGATTTTGGGAAATGTAGCCGATACGAGCAATATTATTTGTAAGCTTTTAGAAAAGGTCATGCTTTCAAACCAACATCAGTTACCCTTCTCGGAGTTCGGCACGAGGAGAAGATTCTCGTATGAAGTACAGGATAAAGTAATCGCCCATCTGAAAAGGACCTCCCTTAATTTCACCGGGACATCCAATTGTCATTTCGCCATGAAATATGACATGAAGATGATGGGGACTCATCCGCATGAATGGTTTATGTTTCACGGGGCTCAGTTCGGTTATAAACACGCCAACTATATGGCACTTGAAAACTGGGTGAATGTTTACGATGGTGATTTAGGGATTGCCCTGTCCGATACCTACACCTCCGATGTGTTCCTCAATAACCTGAGCCGAAAACAAGCCAAGCTTTTCGATGGGGTACGCTGTGATTCGGGCGACGAGTTCGAATTCATAGACAAGCTGACCGCACGCTATAAAGAACTCGGGATCGACCCTACAACCAAAACCATTGTGTTCAGCAATGCTCTTGATTTTGAGAAAGCGATTGATATACAAAACTATTGCCGAGAGAAAATCCGGTGCGCTTTTGGTATCGGCACCAACCTGACGAACGATACGGGGTTCAAACCTTCGAACATCGTGATGAAACTGACCCAATGCAAAATGAACGCCAATCAGGAATGGCGCGAATGTGTGAAGCTATCGGACGATCCGGGAAAGCATATAGGAAGCAAAGAAGAAATAAAAGCCTGTCTGCATGACCTGCACCTGAACATCTCCAAACAGTAA
- a CDS encoding N-acetylmuramoyl-L-alanine amidase family protein: MKHKLCLLLFFGFLFVAPGLWAQQKATPKAGEGISSFLLRHNRNPKKYYNDFVELNKAKLGKNRELKLGVMYLIPSVKKSTSSKGEAKTEAAVPKRPLRSEVNEPLFGKWLANVKVTSNRLAGTCFYVVSGHGGPDPGAIGRVGKHELHEDEYAYDIALRLARNLMQEGAEVRIIIQDAKDGIRDDAYLSNSKRETCMGDPIPLNQVQRLQQRCDKINAHYRKDRKNYRYCRAIFIHVDSRSKGKQTDVFFYHSNRNRKVESKRLANNMKDLFESKYGKHQPNRGFSGTVSGRNLYVLSHTTPVSVFVELGNIQNTFDQRRLVIPSNRQALAKWLMEGFIKDYK, encoded by the coding sequence ATGAAACATAAGCTATGCCTTCTTTTGTTTTTCGGCTTTTTGTTCGTTGCACCCGGCTTGTGGGCACAGCAAAAAGCAACACCGAAGGCAGGTGAGGGCATTTCATCCTTCCTTTTACGCCATAATCGTAATCCAAAGAAATACTACAATGATTTTGTGGAACTGAATAAGGCGAAATTAGGAAAGAACCGGGAATTGAAACTGGGAGTTATGTACCTGATACCTTCCGTTAAAAAATCCACTTCCTCAAAAGGTGAGGCGAAAACGGAAGCAGCTGTTCCGAAGCGTCCTCTCCGTTCGGAAGTCAACGAGCCGTTATTCGGCAAATGGCTGGCAAATGTCAAGGTGACTTCCAACCGTTTGGCCGGTACTTGCTTCTATGTGGTCAGTGGGCATGGAGGACCTGATCCTGGAGCTATCGGACGGGTGGGAAAACATGAATTGCATGAGGACGAATATGCTTATGACATTGCTTTGCGTCTGGCGCGCAATCTGATGCAGGAAGGTGCGGAAGTGCGCATCATTATTCAAGATGCGAAAGATGGTATCCGTGACGATGCTTACCTGTCGAACAGCAAACGCGAAACATGTATGGGCGATCCTATCCCTTTGAATCAGGTGCAACGCTTGCAACAACGCTGTGACAAGATCAATGCGCATTATCGTAAAGACCGCAAGAATTATAGATATTGCCGGGCCATCTTCATCCATGTGGATAGCCGCAGCAAGGGCAAACAGACGGATGTCTTTTTCTACCACTCCAACCGTAACCGCAAAGTGGAGAGTAAACGGTTGGCAAACAATATGAAGGATTTGTTTGAGTCTAAATACGGCAAGCACCAACCTAACCGCGGATTTTCCGGTACGGTGAGCGGACGTAATCTGTATGTCTTGAGTCATACTACTCCCGTTTCTGTTTTTGTTGAACTGGGGAACATTCAGAACACGTTCGACCAGCGGCGCCTTGTGATTCCTTCCAATCGCCAGGCATTGGCAAAGTGGTTGATGGAGGGCTTTATAAAGGATTATAAGTAG
- a CDS encoding TolC family protein codes for MRKQLLLLTVAVFTLSSCGIYSKYKPVAEVPDGLYGDTEELAADTSNFGNLSWREVFTDPYLQALIDSALARNTDLQTAQLKVKEAEASLMTSKLSYLPSLFLAPEGAISSFDGAKASKTYSLPATASWEIDLFGRLTNAKRRAKAALLQTREYKQAVQTQLIAAVSNMYYTLLMLDAQYEIATATEEVWKQSVDATRAMKAAGMVTEAGLAQTEGTYYNICTTVLDLKEQINQTQNSLSLLLAEVPHDIQRGKLAGQVLPESFHTGIPLQMLSNRPDVRSAELSLAQAYYTTNAARSAFYPSITLGGSAGWTNSAGSMIVNPGKLLASVFGSLTQPLFNKGANIAQLKIAKAQQEEARLSFQQTLLAAGSEVNDALTQVQTARNKSLLFEKQVGSLENAARSTSLLMKHGNTTYLEVLTAQQTLLNAQLSQVANRFTEIQGIITLYQALGGGRM; via the coding sequence ATGAGAAAACAACTTCTATTGCTTACGGTTGCTGTCTTTACGTTAAGCAGCTGTGGCATTTACTCAAAATATAAACCAGTTGCGGAAGTACCGGACGGACTCTACGGGGATACGGAAGAGTTGGCTGCCGATACGTCGAACTTCGGGAACCTTTCCTGGAGGGAAGTCTTTACCGATCCTTATCTGCAAGCACTGATAGACTCGGCACTTGCACGTAATACCGATTTGCAGACCGCCCAGCTAAAGGTGAAGGAAGCGGAAGCCTCCCTGATGACTTCCAAACTGTCCTATCTGCCTTCCTTGTTTTTAGCTCCCGAAGGGGCTATAAGCAGTTTCGACGGGGCGAAAGCCTCTAAGACTTATTCATTGCCTGCGACCGCTTCTTGGGAGATCGATCTTTTCGGACGGTTGACAAATGCAAAACGCCGTGCAAAAGCCGCCTTGTTGCAGACCCGTGAATACAAACAGGCTGTACAGACACAATTGATTGCGGCCGTGTCTAATATGTATTACACTTTGTTGATGCTCGATGCCCAATATGAAATAGCTACGGCTACCGAAGAAGTCTGGAAGCAGAGTGTGGATGCCACCCGCGCCATGAAAGCGGCCGGGATGGTGACCGAAGCCGGATTGGCGCAAACCGAAGGTACATACTATAACATATGCACAACCGTTCTTGACCTGAAAGAACAGATCAACCAGACTCAAAACAGCCTGTCATTACTTCTGGCTGAAGTGCCCCATGACATTCAGCGGGGCAAACTTGCAGGACAGGTACTTCCCGAATCCTTTCATACGGGTATCCCTTTGCAGATGCTTTCCAATCGCCCGGACGTGCGCAGTGCCGAATTGTCTCTGGCACAGGCATACTATACGACCAATGCAGCCCGTTCGGCTTTTTATCCCTCCATTACTTTGGGCGGAAGTGCGGGGTGGACGAATAGTGCCGGATCGATGATTGTCAATCCGGGCAAACTTTTGGCTTCGGTATTCGGTTCTTTGACACAACCTCTATTCAACAAAGGGGCTAACATTGCCCAGTTGAAGATAGCGAAAGCTCAACAGGAAGAAGCGCGTTTGTCTTTTCAGCAGACTTTGCTTGCAGCAGGAAGCGAAGTGAACGATGCCTTGACGCAGGTACAGACAGCCCGCAACAAGTCGTTGCTTTTTGAGAAACAAGTAGGTTCCTTGGAAAATGCCGCACGTAGCACCAGCCTGCTGATGAAGCATGGCAATACGACCTATTTGGAAGTATTGACTGCCCAGCAGACATTGCTGAACGCCCAGCTCTCTCAGGTTGCCAATCGATTTACCGAAATTCAGGGAATCATCACGTTGTATCAGGCGCTTGGTGGCGGTAGAATGTAA
- a CDS encoding multidrug effflux MFS transporter, with the protein MNVRTANSYLYILILVGMISAFGPFVTDFYLPALPELSEYFGTSTFMVQLTLTVSMIGLATGQLLIGPISDRYGRKPPLILSLVLFIVSTIACLISTNIGSFLLFRFIQGIAGAGGVVISKSIATDLYEGKQLARFFSMLSSVQGLAPIFAPVLGGVLLLVTDWRGIFLTLLIIGLILLLTTIHFHESLQTPVQNSSSSTAKAYIPILRNRHFMRYVLAQTLVMGVMFTYIAASPFIFQKHYGLSSLTYSICFGINALGIMAGSLLTTYFPKVEKALSTGVSGFLLMSILVAATLLSGSSVYAVETALFLLLVCMGMILPTTTALALEPVRENSGYASAVLGFMAFLAGGICSPLAGLGNMLITTSVIILICAVSTLLLTIRKRTA; encoded by the coding sequence ATGAATGTCAGAACAGCTAATTCTTATTTATATATCTTGATATTGGTCGGAATGATTTCAGCATTCGGACCTTTCGTTACCGATTTCTATTTACCTGCGCTGCCGGAGTTGAGTGAGTATTTCGGCACTTCCACCTTTATGGTACAGTTGACACTGACCGTAAGCATGATAGGACTGGCGACAGGACAGTTATTGATCGGACCAATCAGCGATCGTTACGGACGTAAACCTCCCTTGATACTCTCTTTGGTTCTTTTTATTGTTTCCACCATTGCCTGCCTGATATCCACAAACATAGGAAGCTTTCTTCTTTTTCGCTTTATCCAAGGAATAGCTGGAGCAGGGGGAGTAGTCATTTCTAAATCCATCGCCACCGACTTGTACGAAGGAAAGCAACTCGCCCGGTTCTTCTCTATGTTGAGTAGCGTACAAGGTTTGGCTCCGATATTTGCCCCCGTCTTAGGAGGAGTATTACTCTTGGTGACAGACTGGCGTGGAATCTTTTTAACCTTGTTGATCATCGGGCTTATTTTATTACTGACAACCATCCATTTTCATGAATCGTTGCAAACGCCCGTTCAAAATTCTTCAAGCAGTACTGCAAAAGCCTATATACCGATATTGCGCAATCGTCATTTTATGCGTTACGTATTGGCGCAAACCTTAGTTATGGGAGTAATGTTCACTTACATTGCCGCCTCTCCCTTCATCTTCCAGAAACATTACGGACTGTCATCACTCACTTATAGCATTTGTTTTGGAATCAATGCACTGGGCATCATGGCAGGCTCTCTACTTACCACATACTTTCCGAAAGTAGAAAAAGCGCTGTCCACCGGTGTAAGCGGATTCCTTTTGATGAGTATTCTGGTAGCTGCTACGCTACTCTCCGGAAGTTCCGTCTATGCAGTAGAGACAGCACTCTTCCTCCTGTTGGTATGTATGGGAATGATATTGCCTACCACCACGGCACTGGCATTGGAACCGGTACGAGAGAATTCCGGTTACGCCTCTGCCGTTCTCGGATTCATGGCATTCCTAGCAGGAGGAATATGTTCTCCATTAGCAGGTTTGGGGAATATGCTTATCACAACCTCCGTCATTATCCTGATATGTGCCGTCAGTACATTACTTTTAACTATAAGGAAAAGAACCGCATAA
- a CDS encoding TetR/AcrR family transcriptional regulator — translation MMKAETVRRSVVDYTKQEMIRQGVTRLTMDTIAQGLGMSKRTLYQLFPGKVCLVQICLGDISGEKRRLLLQYEDSSRSCIETLFDVAREYVVLIHYLGRTLLTDLTVDIDYQPFVKREEAFWLQQFVDALNRCKACGYLLPGTDPDRFSYDLTTNIYENCLRGVSYTAQRFFCRALLRGIFRADAIPAIDENLEQYIPVSCS, via the coding sequence ATGATGAAAGCCGAAACCGTCCGCCGTTCAGTTGTGGATTATACAAAGCAGGAGATGATTCGGCAGGGAGTCACTCGTCTGACAATGGACACGATTGCCCAGGGATTGGGGATGTCGAAGCGGACGCTCTATCAACTTTTTCCCGGGAAGGTGTGTCTGGTACAGATTTGCCTAGGGGACATTTCGGGTGAAAAGAGACGTCTTTTGTTACAGTACGAGGACAGTAGCCGTTCATGCATCGAGACCCTCTTCGATGTTGCCCGCGAATACGTCGTATTGATTCATTATTTAGGGAGAACACTCTTGACCGATCTGACCGTAGATATAGATTACCAGCCGTTCGTGAAACGGGAAGAGGCATTTTGGTTGCAACAGTTTGTCGATGCGCTGAACCGTTGCAAGGCATGTGGGTATCTGTTGCCCGGCACCGATCCCGACCGTTTTTCATATGACCTGACTACCAATATTTATGAAAACTGTCTGCGCGGTGTCTCTTATACCGCACAACGTTTTTTCTGCCGGGCGTTGTTGCGTGGTATCTTCCGTGCGGATGCCATTCCGGCAATTGATGAAAACCTGGAGCAGTACATACCTGTTTCATGTAGCTGA
- a CDS encoding choloylglycine hydrolase family protein, with translation MKQILALGLLILGGLCPVDACTGISFTAKDGAYVQARTIEWGDSYLPSEYVIIPRGEPLVSYTPTGVNGMQFRSKYGVVGLAIIQKEFIAEGLNEAGLSAGLFYFPRYGGYQPYDARENSRTLSDLQVVAWLLSQFSTIDEVKEALSDVRIVSIDEPGATSTVHWRIGDASGKQVVLEIEDGVPHFYDNKVGVLTNSPGFPWQVTNLNNYVNLFPGAAPAQHLSGVTLAPFGAGSGFLGIPGDVTPPSRFVRAAFYKATAPECATGQETVLQCFHILNNFDIPVGIEHPLGKAPDIPSATQWTSAIDLTNRKVYYKTSYNNTIRCIDLKGIDFGKVEYQSHPLDRERVQPVEKIEVR, from the coding sequence ATGAAACAGATTTTAGCTCTTGGACTACTTATATTGGGCGGCTTGTGCCCTGTCGATGCTTGTACGGGCATCTCTTTTACAGCAAAAGACGGTGCGTATGTGCAGGCACGGACGATCGAGTGGGGGGATAGTTATCTTCCCAGCGAATATGTCATCATTCCCCGGGGAGAACCACTCGTGTCGTATACTCCCACGGGGGTGAACGGTATGCAGTTTCGCTCCAAATACGGTGTGGTGGGACTTGCAATTATCCAGAAGGAATTTATTGCCGAAGGATTGAATGAAGCCGGTTTGTCGGCAGGTTTGTTTTATTTTCCACGGTATGGCGGTTATCAGCCTTATGATGCCCGTGAAAATAGCCGTACATTATCCGATTTGCAGGTAGTGGCGTGGCTGTTATCGCAATTTTCTACCATAGATGAAGTGAAGGAGGCCTTGTCCGATGTCCGTATCGTATCCATTGATGAACCCGGTGCCACTTCTACCGTACATTGGCGTATCGGTGATGCCAGTGGAAAACAGGTCGTTTTGGAGATAGAAGACGGAGTTCCCCATTTTTATGATAATAAAGTAGGGGTACTGACTAATTCGCCCGGTTTCCCTTGGCAAGTAACTAATCTGAATAATTATGTCAATCTCTTTCCCGGAGCCGCACCTGCGCAACATCTTTCCGGGGTTACACTGGCACCTTTCGGGGCAGGTTCCGGTTTCCTGGGAATACCGGGGGACGTAACGCCTCCTTCCCGTTTTGTCCGTGCTGCATTTTATAAAGCGACTGCGCCTGAATGCGCCACCGGACAGGAAACAGTGTTGCAGTGTTTTCATATTCTGAATAATTTTGATATTCCCGTCGGGATTGAGCATCCCCTTGGAAAAGCACCGGATATTCCCAGTGCTACACAGTGGACTTCCGCTATCGATCTGACGAACCGGAAAGTGTACTATAAGACCTCTTATAATAACACTATACGGTGCATCGATCTCAAAGGGATTGATTTTGGCAAGGTGGAATACCAATCCCATCCGTTGGATAGAGAGAGGGTACAGCCGGTAGAGAAAATCGAAGTGAGATAA
- the hdhA gene encoding 7alpha-hydroxysteroid dehydrogenase translates to MNRFENKVIVITGAAGGIGEATTRRMVSEGAKVIIADYSKEKAEQLADELARSGADVRPVYFSATELQSCKELITFATKEYDRIDVLVNNVGGTDPKRDRNIENLDIDYFDEAFHLNLSCTMYLSQLVIPIMIAHGGGNIVNVASISGITADSNGTLYGASKAGVINLTKYIATQMGKKNIRCNAVAPGLVLTPAALNNLNEDVRNIFLSQCATPYLGVPQDIAATIAFLASEDARYVTGQTIVADGGLTIHNPTVHMD, encoded by the coding sequence ATGAACAGATTTGAAAACAAAGTTATAGTAATCACCGGAGCCGCTGGTGGTATAGGCGAGGCAACCACACGCCGCATGGTATCCGAAGGAGCCAAAGTAATCATCGCTGATTATTCAAAAGAGAAAGCAGAACAATTGGCAGACGAGCTTGCCCGCTCGGGAGCTGACGTACGCCCCGTGTACTTCTCCGCCACTGAATTGCAAAGTTGCAAAGAACTGATAACATTCGCCACTAAAGAGTATGATCGCATCGATGTGTTAGTGAATAATGTAGGCGGCACAGATCCCAAACGTGACAGGAATATCGAAAATCTCGATATTGACTATTTCGATGAAGCTTTTCATCTTAATTTGTCATGTACGATGTATCTGTCTCAATTAGTCATCCCCATAATGATTGCACATGGCGGTGGGAATATAGTCAACGTAGCCTCTATCAGTGGAATCACAGCCGACTCAAACGGTACGCTTTATGGAGCCAGCAAAGCCGGAGTCATCAATCTGACTAAATACATCGCCACCCAAATGGGAAAAAAGAATATTCGCTGCAATGCGGTAGCCCCGGGACTGGTACTCACCCCTGCCGCACTCAACAACCTGAATGAGGATGTCCGCAACATCTTTCTCAGTCAATGTGCTACCCCCTATCTGGGTGTCCCCCAGGACATCGCTGCAACCATTGCCTTTCTTGCTTCGGAAGATGCCCGATACGTCACCGGACAGACAATTGTAGCCGACGGTGGATTGACTATCCATAATCCGACCGTGCATATGGATTGA